Proteins found in one Hypericibacter terrae genomic segment:
- the kdpF gene encoding K(+)-transporting ATPase subunit F, producing the protein MFDYLLGGAVSLAILIYLVYALLRPEKF; encoded by the coding sequence ATGTTCGATTACCTCCTCGGCGGCGCCGTGTCGCTCGCCATCCTCATCTATCTCGTTTATGCGCTCCTGCGCCCCGAGAAATTCTGA
- a CDS encoding response regulator: MIPGSSAAPRRLMVVDDEPRFAAFVREAAEGAGMQVETAGNGEEAKAVYRRFDPDVIVLDVVMPVMDGVEFVQWLGEEGCRARLVVVTGYNPHYGRLAEKLGQAKGIGSVTVLNKPVRLHQLLVAIGVPAG, from the coding sequence ATGATCCCCGGTTCCTCAGCCGCACCGCGCCGTCTCATGGTCGTCGATGACGAGCCGCGCTTTGCGGCTTTCGTCCGCGAAGCGGCGGAGGGGGCCGGCATGCAGGTCGAGACGGCGGGGAACGGCGAGGAGGCGAAGGCCGTCTATCGGCGCTTCGATCCCGACGTGATCGTGCTCGACGTGGTGATGCCCGTCATGGACGGCGTCGAGTTCGTGCAGTGGCTGGGCGAGGAGGGCTGCCGCGCGCGTCTCGTCGTCGTCACCGGCTATAATCCCCATTATGGGCGCCTGGCGGAGAAGCTGGGCCAGGCCAAGGGCATCGGCAGCGTCACGGTCCTCAACAAGCCGGTGCGGCTGCATCAGCTCCTGGTCGCGATCGGCGTGCCCGCGGGCTAG
- a CDS encoding efflux transporter outer membrane subunit encodes MVQTLESPRKRRLLQAGFLSLALTLGACSLVPDYEQPAVPAPADWRNQTATVTPAALSSDAAASVMSSAATDQLSDHWWTAFGNDELDRMVTTARNDNHDLLAAMRRIDQARAQAKGAAAPLFPTVEADAGSSRGGNGGTSDVSVSYNAGLSVGYELDLWGKNRAALESADASFQGSVYDAAATDLVLQDDVVTTYLTLLALSDQLKVAQSNLKDSQDTLALIEIRFKEGAASALDLAQQRQQVASTAATIPALQNQYDQNQAALAVLLGLPPAALKIQNASLDTVTLPGIAAGLPSTLLERRPDLRKADADLRAANAEIGVTRADFLPTIQLTGSGGLASGALTAFFQPESAIYNLAASLLAPLFDGGARQANYDQSVARYKELAETYQQTALTAFRDVEVALSAQSTSAAQEAALQESADQAQAALTLANLLYREGAADLLTVLDAQRAQLQAQNSLVQARLTRLQAVANLAKAMGGGWQDQQVIAGI; translated from the coding sequence ATGGTTCAGACCCTCGAATCGCCACGCAAGCGCCGCCTGCTCCAGGCGGGCTTTCTCAGCCTGGCGCTGACGCTCGGTGCCTGCAGCCTGGTGCCCGACTATGAACAGCCGGCCGTGCCGGCGCCCGCGGACTGGCGCAACCAGACGGCGACGGTGACGCCCGCCGCCCTCTCCAGCGACGCGGCGGCTTCCGTCATGTCGAGCGCCGCCACCGACCAGTTGTCCGACCATTGGTGGACCGCCTTTGGCAATGACGAGCTCGACCGCATGGTCACGACGGCACGCAACGACAATCACGATCTGCTGGCGGCGATGCGCCGGATCGACCAGGCACGGGCGCAGGCCAAGGGCGCCGCGGCCCCGCTGTTTCCGACCGTCGAGGCCGATGCCGGCAGCAGCCGGGGCGGCAATGGCGGGACCTCGGACGTCTCGGTTTCCTACAATGCAGGGCTGTCGGTGGGCTACGAGCTCGATCTCTGGGGCAAGAACCGCGCCGCGCTCGAAAGCGCGGATGCCAGCTTCCAAGGCAGCGTCTATGACGCGGCCGCGACCGACCTGGTGCTGCAGGATGACGTGGTCACCACCTACCTGACGCTGCTGGCGCTGAGCGATCAGCTGAAAGTGGCGCAGTCGAACCTCAAGGATTCGCAGGACACACTGGCCCTCATCGAGATTCGTTTCAAGGAGGGAGCCGCCTCGGCGCTCGATCTGGCGCAGCAGCGCCAGCAGGTGGCGAGCACCGCCGCCACGATCCCAGCACTGCAGAACCAGTATGACCAGAACCAGGCAGCGCTCGCGGTGCTGCTGGGACTGCCGCCGGCCGCGCTCAAGATCCAGAATGCCAGCCTCGACACCGTGACCCTGCCCGGCATCGCGGCCGGCCTGCCCTCGACCTTGCTCGAACGCCGGCCCGATCTGCGCAAGGCCGACGCCGATCTGCGGGCCGCCAATGCCGAGATCGGCGTGACGCGCGCCGATTTCCTGCCGACGATCCAGCTCACCGGCAGCGGCGGGCTTGCCAGCGGCGCGCTGACGGCCTTCTTCCAGCCGGAAAGCGCGATCTACAATCTGGCGGCCTCGCTCCTGGCGCCGTTGTTCGATGGCGGGGCGCGGCAAGCGAACTACGATCAATCCGTCGCCCGCTACAAGGAGCTGGCCGAGACCTATCAGCAGACGGCACTGACCGCCTTCCGCGACGTCGAGGTGGCCCTGTCGGCGCAAAGCACCAGTGCCGCGCAGGAAGCCGCGCTGCAGGAATCGGCGGATCAGGCGCAGGCGGCGCTGACGCTGGCGAATCTGCTTTACCGCGAAGGTGCGGCCGACCTGCTGACGGTGCTCGACGCCCAGCGCGCCCAGCTTCAGGCCCAGAACAGCCTGGTGCAGGCGCGTCTCACCCGGCTGCAGGCCGTGGCCAATCTCGCCAAGGCGATGGGCGGCGGCTGGCAGGATCAGCAGGTCATCGCCGGAATCTAG
- a CDS encoding MacB family efflux pump subunit, which produces MTEPLIELEDVSKLYPSGDGALVALDRVSLTIRRGEYVAIMGQSGSGKSTLMNLIGCLDRPTSGTLKVAGRDVAELDSDELAELRRNVFGFVFQRYNLLSTVTASENVEMPAIYAGLRHRERAERAKLLLARLGLGERGHHRPSQLSGGQQQRVSIARALVNGAEVILADEPTGALDSHSGQEVLALLRELNEEGRTILLITHDAAVAAQARRTIRIHDGRITDDSKPDSGGIAAPTDEALLRPRRAATALHFLEAIKMALRSLRANLFRTVLTLLGIVIGVASVITMLAVGDGSQQQVIDRISAMGTDLILVRPGAPNMRSTGDIATLVPDDAAAIAGLPNVSQAVPERSAGATLRHGNRDYATTVDGTWPGFSSARDWPVETGTFFTNEDIKSYAPVIVLGRTVVDNLFGAGANPVGEYLLVSNIPFQIIGVMTAKGASPNGADQDDVAFVPLSTGLMRVFGKQYVRSITVRVEDVAKIDETQAAVTSLLIQRHKTEDFQTRNMASLLDTVSQTQGTLTLLLGSVAAISLLVGGIGVMNIMLVSVTERTREIGVRMATGARMRDILLQFNAEAVVVCGIGGAIGVLLGLLASQIASGFGIPTLLSLPPALAAFGCAFLTGILFGYLPARKAARLDPVVALSAE; this is translated from the coding sequence CTGACCGAGCCGCTGATCGAGCTGGAGGATGTCTCCAAGCTCTATCCGAGCGGCGACGGCGCGCTGGTGGCGCTCGACCGGGTGTCGCTGACCATCCGGCGCGGCGAGTATGTCGCCATCATGGGGCAGTCGGGCTCGGGCAAGAGCACGCTGATGAACCTGATCGGCTGCCTCGACCGGCCGACCAGCGGCACGCTCAAGGTCGCCGGTCGCGACGTGGCGGAACTCGACAGCGACGAGCTGGCCGAGCTGCGCCGCAACGTCTTCGGCTTCGTCTTCCAGCGCTACAATCTGCTCTCCACGGTCACCGCCTCAGAGAATGTCGAGATGCCGGCGATCTATGCGGGCCTGCGTCATCGCGAGCGCGCCGAGCGCGCCAAGCTGCTGCTGGCGCGGCTGGGGCTGGGCGAGCGCGGCCATCATCGGCCGAGCCAGCTTTCCGGCGGCCAGCAGCAGCGCGTCTCGATCGCGCGCGCTCTCGTCAATGGCGCCGAGGTGATCCTGGCCGACGAGCCGACCGGCGCTCTGGACAGTCATAGCGGCCAGGAAGTCCTGGCGCTGCTGCGCGAGCTCAATGAAGAGGGCCGCACGATCCTGCTGATCACCCACGATGCCGCCGTCGCGGCCCAGGCCCGCCGCACCATCCGCATCCATGACGGCCGGATCACCGACGATTCGAAGCCCGACAGCGGCGGTATCGCCGCCCCGACGGACGAAGCCCTGCTGCGGCCGCGCCGTGCCGCGACGGCGCTGCATTTTCTCGAGGCGATCAAGATGGCGCTGCGCTCGCTGCGCGCCAATCTGTTCCGCACCGTGCTGACGCTGCTCGGCATCGTCATCGGCGTCGCTTCGGTGATCACCATGCTGGCAGTCGGCGACGGCAGCCAGCAGCAGGTGATCGACCGGATCTCCGCCATGGGCACCGATCTGATCCTGGTCCGGCCCGGCGCCCCCAATATGCGCAGCACGGGCGACATCGCCACGCTGGTCCCCGACGACGCGGCCGCGATCGCCGGTCTGCCGAATGTCAGCCAGGCCGTGCCGGAGCGCAGTGCCGGCGCCACCCTGCGTCATGGCAATCGCGACTATGCGACCACGGTCGACGGCACCTGGCCCGGCTTCAGCAGTGCGCGCGACTGGCCGGTCGAGACCGGCACCTTCTTCACCAACGAGGACATCAAGAGCTACGCGCCCGTCATCGTGCTCGGCCGTACGGTCGTCGACAATCTCTTCGGCGCCGGTGCGAATCCGGTCGGCGAATATCTGCTGGTGAGCAACATCCCCTTCCAGATCATCGGCGTGATGACGGCCAAGGGCGCTTCGCCCAACGGCGCCGACCAGGACGATGTCGCCTTCGTGCCGCTCTCGACCGGCCTGATGCGCGTCTTCGGCAAGCAATATGTGCGCAGCATCACGGTCCGGGTCGAGGACGTCGCAAAGATCGACGAGACCCAGGCGGCGGTCACCTCCCTGCTGATCCAGCGCCACAAGACCGAGGATTTCCAGACCCGCAACATGGCCTCGCTGCTCGACACCGTTTCGCAGACGCAAGGCACCCTGACCCTGCTGCTGGGTTCGGTCGCGGCGATCTCGCTGCTGGTGGGCGGCATCGGCGTCATGAACATCATGCTGGTCAGCGTCACCGAGCGTACCCGCGAGATCGGCGTGCGCATGGCGACGGGGGCACGCATGCGCGACATCCTGCTGCAGTTCAATGCCGAGGCGGTGGTGGTCTGCGGCATCGGTGGCGCCATCGGCGTGCTGCTCGGCCTGCTCGCCAGCCAGATCGCCAGCGGCTTCGGCATCCCCACGCTCCTGTCGCTGCCGCCGGCGCTCGCCGCCTTCGGCTGCGCCTTCCTGACCGGCATCCTGTTCGGCTATCTGCCGGCGCGCAAAGCCGCGCGGCTGGATCCGGTCGTCGCCCTGTCCGCCGAGTGA
- a CDS encoding efflux RND transporter periplasmic adaptor subunit: MHDTLQVTKPARAEGPARTQTAPRLASPAGKPKRRSRLWLALLLAVLIAGGGAAAWHFARASTSPTHVPTVAVTKGDLEASLTAVGALQPKNYVDVGAQVSGQLQSLHVTYGSEVKKGDLLAEIDPTVFSAKVASEQAQLRILQAQIAEQKAQLALAQSQNGRNQRLYKQNAVSQDVLQTGEANEAVARAQIAALQAQLEQAQSTLDGDLANLQYTKIYAPIDGTVVSISAQQGQTLNANQSAPVILRIADLNTMTVWAQVAEADIVKVKTDMPVHFSTLGMSDRQWTGIVRQILPTPEVINDVILYDVLIDVANPDHALMTQMSAQVFFVLGEAKNALLIPVAALEPVTAIAGDTQAGTPYKVKVRTATGIVTREIRVGLSDRANAAVIAGLAEGDMVVLPTASATAQTASRTQPPARLGF; encoded by the coding sequence ATGCACGACACCCTGCAAGTGACCAAACCCGCGCGCGCGGAAGGCCCCGCCCGCACCCAGACCGCGCCTCGACTGGCGTCGCCGGCCGGCAAGCCGAAGCGGCGCAGCCGGCTCTGGCTGGCGTTGCTGCTGGCGGTGCTGATCGCCGGTGGCGGTGCCGCGGCGTGGCATTTCGCGCGCGCCTCGACCTCGCCCACCCATGTTCCCACCGTCGCCGTCACCAAGGGCGACCTCGAGGCCTCGCTGACCGCGGTCGGCGCGCTGCAGCCGAAGAACTATGTCGATGTCGGCGCCCAGGTGTCGGGCCAGTTGCAGTCGCTCCATGTCACCTACGGATCGGAAGTGAAGAAGGGCGATCTCCTGGCCGAGATCGACCCGACGGTCTTCAGCGCCAAGGTCGCGTCCGAGCAGGCGCAGCTGCGGATACTGCAGGCGCAGATCGCCGAGCAGAAAGCCCAGCTCGCCCTGGCGCAGTCGCAGAACGGGCGCAACCAGCGTCTCTACAAGCAGAATGCGGTCAGCCAGGACGTGCTGCAGACCGGCGAGGCCAACGAGGCGGTGGCGCGCGCCCAGATCGCGGCCCTGCAGGCCCAGCTCGAACAGGCGCAGTCGACCCTCGATGGCGACCTCGCCAATCTGCAATACACCAAGATCTATGCGCCGATCGACGGCACCGTGGTCTCGATCTCGGCGCAACAGGGCCAGACCCTGAACGCCAACCAGTCGGCGCCGGTGATTCTGCGGATCGCCGACCTCAACACCATGACCGTGTGGGCCCAGGTCGCCGAGGCCGACATCGTCAAGGTCAAGACCGATATGCCCGTCCATTTCAGCACGCTCGGCATGTCCGACCGCCAGTGGACCGGCATCGTCCGCCAGATCCTGCCAACGCCCGAAGTGATCAACGACGTCATCCTCTATGACGTGCTGATCGACGTCGCCAACCCGGATCACGCGCTGATGACGCAGATGAGCGCCCAGGTCTTCTTCGTCCTGGGCGAGGCCAAGAACGCGCTGCTGATCCCGGTGGCGGCGCTCGAGCCGGTGACCGCCATTGCCGGGGATACGCAAGCCGGGACCCCCTATAAGGTCAAGGTCCGCACCGCGACCGGCATCGTCACCCGCGAGATCAGGGTCGGCCTCAGCGATCGCGCCAATGCGGCCGTGATCGCCGGTCTGGCCGAAGGCGACATGGTGGTCCTGCCGACGGCATCGGCGACGGCCCAGACCGCGTCGCGCACCCAGCCGCCGGCGAGGCTCGGATTTTGA
- a CDS encoding helix-turn-helix transcriptional regulator, whose translation MLAQLRTGGEVESADTVAAIAARVEAGETPALLLVLDSAAAEASEGWISALRLRLPRLQIAIYGSFDDLAVQTWLRHGVDALIERNTPANSVLETIAFVLAGNRYISPGLFLVGSRRDAPSSLLAGAGWRSFLLEDLPVPMLIIQGERFVYANATAKTILAVNDDEIGRIRFWDRIADSRRQEVRDLVLGWQRGEPVVSRMPVTFTGSSGKAIPTEWFSAITRIAGRAAVVAICTPTPEGGEGRPGSDRSNSAGLQRPTLTLRQNDILALLANGASNKEIARRLQLSEATVKLHVHRILRVLGGKNRTEAAHLARTLGLLDR comes from the coding sequence TTGCTCGCACAGTTGCGGACCGGAGGCGAGGTCGAGTCGGCGGACACGGTGGCGGCGATCGCCGCCCGCGTCGAGGCGGGCGAAACGCCGGCCCTGCTGCTCGTGCTCGATTCGGCCGCCGCCGAGGCTTCCGAGGGTTGGATCAGCGCGCTGCGCCTCCGCCTGCCGCGTCTGCAGATCGCCATCTATGGCAGCTTCGACGATCTCGCGGTGCAGACCTGGCTGCGTCACGGCGTCGACGCGTTGATCGAGCGCAACACGCCCGCCAACAGCGTCCTCGAAACCATCGCCTTCGTGCTGGCCGGCAATCGCTACATCTCGCCGGGCCTGTTTCTCGTCGGCAGCCGGCGGGACGCGCCGAGCAGTCTCCTGGCCGGCGCCGGCTGGCGCTCTTTCCTGCTCGAGGACCTGCCGGTTCCGATGCTCATCATCCAGGGCGAGCGGTTCGTCTATGCCAATGCGACGGCCAAGACGATATTGGCCGTGAATGACGACGAGATCGGGCGCATCCGGTTCTGGGATCGCATCGCCGATTCGCGCCGCCAGGAGGTCCGCGATCTCGTCCTCGGATGGCAGCGGGGCGAGCCGGTCGTCTCGCGGATGCCGGTGACCTTCACGGGCTCCAGCGGCAAGGCCATTCCGACCGAGTGGTTTTCCGCGATCACCCGGATCGCGGGCCGCGCCGCCGTGGTCGCGATCTGCACCCCGACGCCCGAAGGCGGCGAGGGCCGGCCCGGCAGCGATCGCAGCAACAGCGCCGGCCTGCAGCGCCCGACGCTCACCCTGCGCCAGAACGACATCCTGGCCCTACTCGCGAACGGCGCCTCGAACAAGGAAATCGCGCGCCGCCTCCAGCTCTCCGAAGCGACCGTCAAGCTCCATGTCCACCGCATCCTGCGGGTGCTGGGCGGCAAGAACCGCACCGAGGCGGCCCATTTGGCGCGGACCCTGGGCCTGCTCGATCGCTGA